One region of Mucilaginibacter sp. 14171R-50 genomic DNA includes:
- a CDS encoding DUF3078 domain-containing protein, which produces MLKTSIRLFFLLSFTITLSASAQITDTVKKDTVKIDTNLLNRYRIPTKKNVIPVPPTPIKIQQELIPVTMLDYKISYWRKFITFGLNFSQAAFSDNYAAGGVTAVALSSNFIYRVEYNKAPFSYTSELNLLYGKSKNKGQSSRKSNDRIFFDNKVATQLSKHWFFFGSLSFESQFDKGYQYNDASGAVLAQPLVISNFMSPGYLTESIGFEYKPTTYFDLRFGTGTARQTFVLDTTIYHNQPANYGVTPGKTIRTDVAFQMVAIFDKDIAKNMHLNTRYDMFIPYGQSLSYVRHRVDAVLAAKVNRLINVSINGTLLFDKNTSSTIQGTEGLALGILYKFP; this is translated from the coding sequence ATGTTGAAAACCAGTATCAGACTATTTTTCTTACTGTCGTTCACAATTACATTGTCGGCAAGCGCACAAATCACAGATACCGTAAAAAAAGACACGGTTAAAATAGACACTAATCTGCTTAACAGATACCGCATTCCTACTAAGAAGAATGTAATACCGGTACCGCCAACCCCCATAAAAATACAGCAGGAACTGATACCGGTAACCATGCTTGACTATAAAATAAGTTACTGGCGTAAGTTTATAACTTTTGGGTTAAACTTTAGTCAGGCGGCCTTTAGCGACAACTATGCGGCCGGTGGTGTAACCGCAGTTGCGCTAAGCTCGAATTTTATATACCGGGTTGAGTATAACAAAGCGCCATTTAGCTACACCTCGGAGCTTAACCTGCTTTATGGCAAATCAAAAAATAAGGGGCAATCGTCGCGTAAAAGTAACGACCGTATATTTTTTGATAACAAGGTAGCCACACAACTATCCAAACATTGGTTTTTCTTCGGATCCCTTAGTTTCGAATCGCAATTTGACAAAGGGTACCAATACAACGATGCTTCGGGGGCTGTACTTGCCCAACCGCTTGTCATCTCGAACTTCATGTCGCCGGGATACTTAACCGAGTCGATCGGTTTTGAATATAAGCCCACAACGTATTTCGATCTGCGTTTTGGTACGGGTACCGCCCGCCAAACTTTTGTGCTTGATACCACCATTTATCACAACCAGCCGGCCAATTACGGGGTAACACCCGGCAAAACTATCCGCACCGATGTGGCGTTCCAGATGGTAGCTATTTTTGATAAGGACATTGCCAAAAATATGCATTTAAATACGCGTTATGACATGTTCATCCCCTACGGGCAATCACTCAGTTACGTGCGCCATCGTGTGGATGCGGTATTGGCTGCTAAGGTTAACCGCCTTATCAATGTATCAATTAACGGTACATTGCTTTTCGACAAAAACACGTCATCAACCATACAAGGCACCGAGGGCCTGGCGCTGGGTATATTATACAAATTCCCGTAA
- a CDS encoding GxxExxY protein, translated as MDYKHSDITGKIIGCAMKVHRTLGNGFQEVIYQRCLAIEMQKQGISFSRELEMTIHYEEVEVGTRRVDFLVENVVMVELKAISQLDDAHLAQVLNYLEAYKLATGLLINFGGRSLEFKRATNEHKLSRKNRNQ; from the coding sequence ATGGACTATAAGCACTCGGATATTACTGGAAAGATCATTGGCTGCGCAATGAAAGTTCATCGGACTTTGGGTAACGGGTTTCAGGAAGTTATATACCAGCGTTGTTTGGCAATCGAGATGCAAAAACAAGGCATTTCATTCTCCCGTGAATTAGAAATGACTATTCATTACGAAGAAGTTGAAGTTGGGACAAGGCGGGTAGACTTTTTGGTTGAGAATGTTGTGATGGTCGAATTGAAAGCGATATCACAGTTAGATGATGCACATTTGGCACAGGTGTTAAATTACTTGGAAGCATACAAATTGGCAACCGGATTATTAATAAATTTTGGCGGAAGGAGCCTTGAATTTAAACGAGCGACTAATGAACACAAACTCTCAAGAAAAAATCGCAACCAATAG
- the dapF gene encoding diaminopimelate epimerase, translating into MQINFYKYQGAGNDFILIDNRDLSVKFTGNQQVARLCDRRFGIGADGLMLLENEPGFDFKMVYYNADGKEGSMCGNGGRCIVAFAKHLGIITDMTKFLASDGTHHAKISGAGDWVSLQMIDVSIINEDGEAYVLNTGSPHYVKLTTALEAKDVYNEGYAIRNNSTYKQEGINVNFVEKSGDGYFVRTFERGVENETYACGTGVTAVALAMAKHHHQTGSINTPVKVLGGDLNIRFDHDGEKFSNIFLEGPAELVFEGRIDL; encoded by the coding sequence GTGCAGATAAACTTTTATAAATACCAGGGAGCGGGAAACGACTTTATTTTGATCGACAATCGTGATTTATCAGTAAAATTTACTGGTAATCAGCAGGTTGCAAGGCTTTGCGACAGGCGTTTCGGCATCGGTGCAGATGGGCTGATGCTACTAGAAAACGAACCCGGATTTGACTTCAAAATGGTATACTACAATGCCGACGGAAAGGAAGGAAGCATGTGTGGCAACGGCGGGCGTTGTATTGTAGCGTTTGCCAAACATCTGGGCATAATAACTGATATGACAAAATTTCTCGCGAGTGACGGAACGCATCATGCCAAAATTTCAGGAGCGGGTGATTGGGTTAGTTTGCAAATGATAGATGTATCCATTATCAATGAGGATGGTGAAGCGTATGTGCTTAACACCGGATCGCCACATTATGTTAAATTAACAACCGCACTGGAGGCCAAAGATGTTTACAATGAAGGTTACGCCATCCGCAACAATTCAACGTATAAGCAAGAGGGGATCAACGTAAACTTTGTTGAAAAAAGTGGCGACGGATATTTTGTACGCACATTTGAACGGGGCGTTGAAAACGAAACATATGCCTGCGGCACAGGTGTTACTGCCGTTGCGCTGGCAATGGCTAAACACCATCATCAAACCGGTAGCATAAATACCCCCGTTAAAGTATTAGGCGGCGATCTTAATATCCGCTTTGATCATGACGGCGAAAAATTCAGCAATATATTTTTAGAAGGGCCTGCAGAACTCGTTTTTGAGGGCCGGATAGACCTTTAA
- a CDS encoding glycoside hydrolase family 73 protein, whose translation MKKLLTVTLLSVSALIASTTAVSAQSAAQSYIEKFKNNAIRIMHETGVPASIILGVAIHESASGKSAVAKNLNNQFGVKGGGSTVYYKGNKKVHSSYKRYDSVLDSFKDFARIMTERKQFSHLLDKFSTTDYKGWAKGIQRSGYASSKKWAAQVLGIINKYDLNELDDDAMPDSTKREIADNN comes from the coding sequence ATGAAGAAACTCTTAACTGTTACTCTCCTTTCAGTTTCCGCATTAATTGCATCTACCACGGCCGTATCGGCGCAATCCGCAGCACAATCTTACATCGAGAAGTTCAAAAACAATGCCATTCGCATAATGCATGAAACCGGTGTGCCTGCAAGCATTATTTTAGGCGTTGCCATACATGAATCGGCCAGCGGAAAGAGCGCGGTGGCCAAAAATCTGAACAACCAGTTTGGTGTTAAGGGCGGTGGCAGCACGGTGTACTATAAAGGCAACAAAAAGGTACATTCATCATACAAACGCTACGATAGCGTGCTCGATTCATTTAAAGATTTCGCCCGTATCATGACCGAACGCAAACAGTTCAGTCACCTGCTTGATAAATTTTCTACAACGGATTATAAGGGTTGGGCGAAGGGCATACAGCGCAGTGGTTACGCAAGCAGTAAAAAATGGGCCGCCCAGGTTTTAGGTATCATCAACAAATATGACCTGAACGAACTTGACGATGATGCCATGCCTGATAGTACCAAACGCGAAATAGCAGACAACAATTAA
- a CDS encoding DUF5916 domain-containing protein — translation MKVFFLVVLFGAVTLGAFSQTEKKTLVAIKTETPPKIDGTLDDAVWQNVPIATDFVELQPNAGNHEKPENRTEVKIIYDNAAIYVGARMYERDPSKIAREFATRDQVGNADFIGLIFDTYKDGINGSGFFVTSTNGQFDAKYAPNPNGNTEDETWNAVWTSKVNIDSLGWTCEMRIPYSALRFSKKDVQTWGMNIIRRRQNVQQQLWWNELDPKMNGLINQEGILTGIKQIEPPVRLAFYPYFSTYVNHYPYNTPGIANTKASFNGGMDVKYGINESFTLDLTLIPDFGQVQSDNKILNLTPFEVKYNENRAFFTEGTELFNKGNLFYSRRVGGQPINYYKAYDNLQPTEQVISNPTETKLINAVKLSGRLSNGLGIGVFNGLTNTAYATVEDSVTGNRRLVQTSPVTNFNIIVLDQNLKNNSSITFINTNVNRFGKDYSADVGGFVWNLNNKKNTYNLGGYALMSNKFYKGQETVTGYNYEVVFGKVSGNFTWNVSQDRVDSKYDSNDLGIMFNNNYIEHNLNLQYANYKPKHLFTQWNVWTNTYSSYRVTPTSYQYFNQNFGGNASFKNFWQVNINAHYRVEGNDFYEPRFMGRVFKNPENFVLNWNLSTNRAKVLSGGFWYSDQWLANGHGGHGNDLEVFYNVRLSNKFSFGEDVTISPRINYTGFATFDDNNNDVFALRDVHTVDNTFTLKYTFSSIMGLNLRLRHYWSKVNNKKFFGLGQDGYLTDLASEKFDHDIDQNANIWNVDMIYVWQFSPGSELSLAWKNSTFSNTNLATQGYFGNLRNTVEQPQNNNFSLKLLYYIDFQTFRKHHKI, via the coding sequence ATGAAGGTTTTTTTCCTCGTCGTATTATTTGGCGCTGTAACGCTGGGCGCATTCTCGCAAACTGAGAAGAAAACCCTTGTTGCTATAAAAACAGAAACGCCCCCGAAAATAGACGGAACCCTTGACGACGCTGTGTGGCAAAACGTACCCATAGCTACTGATTTTGTTGAGTTGCAGCCCAATGCCGGCAACCACGAAAAGCCCGAAAACCGTACGGAAGTAAAAATTATTTATGACAATGCCGCTATTTATGTAGGTGCCCGTATGTATGAGCGGGACCCGTCTAAGATCGCGCGCGAGTTTGCCACCCGCGATCAGGTTGGCAACGCGGATTTTATAGGGCTTATTTTTGACACTTATAAGGATGGCATCAATGGATCGGGTTTTTTTGTGACCTCAACTAACGGCCAGTTTGACGCCAAGTACGCCCCTAACCCGAATGGCAATACCGAAGATGAAACCTGGAATGCCGTATGGACGAGCAAGGTGAACATAGACAGCCTGGGCTGGACATGCGAGATGCGTATCCCTTACTCGGCCCTGCGCTTTTCTAAAAAGGACGTGCAAACCTGGGGCATGAATATCATCCGCAGGCGTCAAAACGTTCAGCAGCAGCTTTGGTGGAACGAGCTCGACCCAAAAATGAACGGGTTGATAAACCAGGAAGGGATATTAACCGGGATTAAACAAATTGAGCCTCCCGTGCGCCTGGCTTTTTATCCTTATTTTTCTACTTACGTAAACCATTATCCCTATAATACACCGGGTATTGCCAATACCAAAGCCAGTTTTAACGGCGGTATGGATGTCAAATACGGCATTAACGAAAGTTTCACGCTCGACCTTACCCTGATACCCGACTTTGGGCAGGTACAATCTGATAATAAGATATTGAACCTTACCCCTTTTGAGGTAAAGTATAACGAGAACCGTGCATTTTTTACCGAGGGAACCGAGTTGTTTAACAAAGGGAATCTTTTTTACTCGCGCAGGGTTGGGGGGCAGCCTATTAATTATTACAAAGCGTATGATAATTTACAGCCTACGGAACAAGTGATCAGCAACCCTACCGAAACCAAACTGATCAATGCCGTTAAGCTATCCGGCCGTTTATCAAATGGTTTGGGTATAGGGGTTTTTAACGGGCTCACCAATACCGCATATGCTACCGTAGAAGATTCGGTTACAGGTAACCGCCGGCTGGTACAAACCAGCCCGGTTACCAATTTTAATATTATCGTTCTCGATCAAAACCTAAAGAACAATTCGTCCATAACCTTTATTAACACCAATGTTAACCGTTTTGGTAAAGATTATTCGGCCGATGTAGGAGGCTTTGTTTGGAACCTGAATAACAAGAAAAACACCTACAACCTGGGTGGTTATGCGTTAATGAGTAACAAATTTTACAAAGGCCAGGAAACGGTAACCGGGTACAATTACGAAGTGGTTTTTGGTAAGGTTTCAGGTAATTTTACGTGGAATGTGTCGCAGGACAGGGTTGACAGCAAGTACGACTCGAACGATCTCGGGATCATGTTCAATAATAACTATATCGAACATAACTTAAACCTGCAATACGCCAATTACAAACCCAAACATCTTTTTACGCAATGGAATGTTTGGACAAATACCTACTCCTCTTACCGGGTAACACCAACGTCATACCAATATTTTAATCAAAACTTTGGTGGTAACGCCAGCTTTAAAAACTTTTGGCAGGTAAATATAAACGCCCATTACCGGGTGGAGGGAAACGACTTTTATGAGCCTCGCTTTATGGGGAGGGTATTTAAAAACCCCGAAAACTTTGTTTTGAACTGGAACCTTAGCACAAACCGCGCTAAAGTTTTATCCGGCGGGTTCTGGTATTCTGACCAGTGGCTGGCCAACGGTCATGGCGGGCATGGCAATGACCTGGAGGTGTTTTATAATGTGCGCCTTAGCAATAAATTTTCGTTCGGCGAAGATGTTACTATCAGCCCGCGGATAAATTATACCGGCTTTGCAACGTTCGATGATAATAATAATGATGTTTTTGCCCTGCGTGATGTGCACACAGTTGATAATACCTTTACCCTTAAATATACATTTAGCAGTATTATGGGCCTGAATTTGCGTTTAAGGCACTATTGGAGCAAGGTAAACAATAAAAAGTTTTTCGGTCTGGGGCAAGACGGGTACCTTACCGACCTGGCATCAGAAAAATTCGATCATGATATCGATCAAAACGCCAACATCTGGAATGTGGATATGATATACGTTTGGCAATTTTCGCCCGGCAGCGAGCTGAGCCTGGCCTGGAAAAACTCCACGTTCAGCAATACAAACTTGGCCACGCAAGGATATTTTGGAAACCTTAGAAATACTGTAGAACAGCCGCAAAACAACAACTTTTCGTTAAAGCTGCTTTATTATATCGATTTTCAGACTTTCAGGAAACATCATAAGATCTAA
- a CDS encoding O-methyltransferase: protein MEILDPALQAYLDNHCDPEPAALQKINRDTYLKVLKPHMLSGHYQGRLLSMISKMIQPKLILEIGTFTGYSAICLAEGLAEGGILHTIEVNREFEEMLNSHFRSTNVDKKIKVHFGAAEAIIADFEETDFDLVFIDADKRNNFKYFELVIDKVRPGGLIIIDNVLWKGKVYGTEKDADTENIRKLNELIAVNTQVEKLILPVRDGILIIRKK, encoded by the coding sequence ATGGAGATCCTTGATCCGGCCTTGCAGGCCTACCTTGATAACCATTGCGACCCGGAACCGGCGGCCTTGCAAAAAATAAACCGGGATACTTACCTGAAGGTGCTGAAGCCGCATATGCTATCGGGCCACTACCAGGGCCGGTTGCTGAGCATGATCAGCAAAATGATACAGCCAAAACTTATTTTAGAAATAGGGACCTTTACCGGGTACTCGGCCATTTGCCTCGCCGAGGGTTTGGCTGAAGGGGGCATATTGCATACCATTGAAGTTAACCGGGAATTTGAGGAAATGCTTAACTCACATTTCAGATCAACAAATGTGGATAAAAAAATTAAGGTTCATTTTGGGGCTGCAGAAGCAATAATAGCTGATTTTGAAGAAACTGACTTCGATTTGGTTTTTATTGATGCGGATAAACGAAATAATTTTAAGTATTTTGAGTTAGTAATTGATAAAGTAAGGCCAGGAGGCTTAATAATAATTGATAATGTTTTGTGGAAAGGGAAAGTATATGGTACCGAAAAAGATGCCGATACCGAAAATATCCGCAAACTAAATGAACTAATAGCTGTTAACACACAGGTCGAAAAACTAATTCTACCTGTCCGCGACGGCATATTGATCATCAGAAAAAAATAA
- the ffh gene encoding signal recognition particle protein, with amino-acid sequence MFENLSDKLDRAFKVLKGQGSITEINVAETMKEIRKALLDADVNYKTAKAFTDDVRQKALGSNVLTSISPGQLLTKLMNDELTELMGGTTADLDLKASPTIILIAGLNGAGKTTFTGKLANFLKTQKGKKPLLVADDIYRPAAITQLQVLGEQIGIPVYANLESKDPIAIAREGIAQAKQNGNNVVIIDTAGRLSIDEAMMVEIEQVKAAVNPHEILFVVDSMTGQDAVNTAKVFNDRLDFTGVVLTKLDGDTRGGAALSIKSVVNKPIKFIGTGEKMEALDVFHPDRMASRILGMGDVVSLVERAQQQFDEKEAAELQRKIRKNKFDFNDFYSQIQQIKKMGNMKDLMGMIPGVGKMMKDVEVSDDSFKGIEAIINSMTPKEKANPDIINPSRRTRIAKGSGTDLQEVNRLMKQFDDMRKVMKQMSNPAAMANMMRRMPKM; translated from the coding sequence ATGTTTGAAAATTTATCGGATAAGCTCGACAGGGCTTTTAAAGTATTAAAGGGACAAGGATCAATCACAGAAATAAACGTGGCCGAAACCATGAAGGAGATACGTAAAGCCCTTCTGGATGCCGACGTTAACTACAAAACCGCTAAGGCCTTTACTGATGATGTAAGGCAAAAAGCTTTGGGTTCAAACGTATTAACGTCCATTTCGCCCGGCCAGCTTTTAACCAAGCTGATGAACGACGAGCTTACCGAGCTGATGGGCGGTACAACTGCCGACCTGGACCTGAAAGCATCGCCAACCATCATCCTGATAGCGGGATTGAACGGTGCGGGTAAAACCACGTTTACCGGCAAACTGGCCAATTTCCTTAAAACACAAAAGGGTAAAAAACCGCTTTTGGTTGCCGATGATATTTACCGCCCGGCGGCAATTACCCAGCTACAGGTATTAGGAGAGCAAATAGGGATACCTGTTTACGCCAACCTGGAATCAAAGGACCCTATCGCCATTGCGCGCGAAGGTATTGCTCAGGCTAAGCAAAACGGCAATAACGTGGTAATTATTGATACCGCCGGACGCCTGTCTATAGACGAGGCCATGATGGTTGAGATAGAGCAGGTAAAAGCGGCGGTTAACCCTCACGAGATACTGTTCGTAGTTGACTCGATGACTGGGCAGGATGCTGTTAATACTGCTAAAGTTTTTAACGATCGCCTGGACTTTACAGGTGTGGTACTGACAAAGCTTGATGGCGATACACGTGGCGGTGCCGCACTTTCTATCAAATCGGTAGTTAATAAGCCGATTAAATTTATCGGTACAGGTGAAAAAATGGAAGCGCTGGACGTTTTTCACCCCGACCGTATGGCATCGCGTATTTTGGGCATGGGCGATGTGGTATCCCTGGTTGAACGTGCCCAACAACAGTTCGACGAGAAGGAAGCCGCTGAGCTGCAGCGCAAGATCCGTAAAAATAAATTCGACTTCAACGACTTTTACAGCCAAATACAGCAGATCAAGAAAATGGGCAACATGAAGGATCTGATGGGCATGATACCGGGCGTTGGTAAAATGATGAAGGACGTAGAGGTAAGTGATGATTCTTTCAAGGGCATCGAAGCCATTATTAACTCGATGACCCCTAAAGAAAAAGCTAACCCCGACATTATTAACCCAAGTCGCCGCACCCGTATTGCAAAAGGATCGGGAACTGATCTGCAGGAAGTGAACCGCCTGATGAAACAGTTTGACGATATGCGTAAGGTGATGAAACAAATGAGCAATCCGGCGGCTATGGCCAATATGATGCGACGGATGCCAAAGATGTAA
- a CDS encoding glucosaminidase domain-containing protein, with protein MRRIYTLLIATLLFTSCSAHKNTISRSKASKNNKAIQKRNRAAIAAHKDFTSLEYIERFKDIAIQEMNTYGIPASITLAQGLFESGSGNSELAKVANNHFGIKCGSTWAGESYYKNDDNENDCFRVYNNPEESFRDHSEFLKKKNYARLFELDKNDFKGWAYGLKACGYATNPKYPQLLLNIITKYQLDQYDRPEGEIAKIKREDRVLTQINDNMGQPQQDSISKTPPDDKIYTVKQGDTLYNISKRFGITVDELRSLNKMSDNTLKIGQKIVVVK; from the coding sequence ATGCGTAGGATATATACATTATTAATTGCCACCCTGTTATTTACTTCGTGCTCGGCCCACAAAAACACCATTAGCCGCAGCAAAGCCTCAAAAAACAACAAGGCTATTCAAAAACGCAACCGCGCCGCTATAGCTGCGCATAAAGACTTTACCTCGCTGGAGTATATTGAACGCTTTAAAGACATTGCCATACAGGAAATGAATACTTACGGCATCCCCGCCAGCATAACACTTGCCCAGGGCCTTTTTGAAAGCGGCAGCGGCAATAGCGAGCTGGCCAAGGTGGCCAATAACCACTTTGGGATAAAATGCGGAAGCACCTGGGCTGGTGAAAGCTATTACAAAAACGATGATAACGAAAACGACTGTTTCAGGGTTTATAATAACCCGGAAGAATCTTTTCGCGATCACTCGGAGTTTTTAAAGAAGAAAAACTACGCCCGCCTTTTTGAACTGGATAAGAATGATTTTAAAGGCTGGGCTTACGGTTTAAAAGCCTGTGGTTATGCAACCAACCCAAAGTATCCGCAATTGCTGCTGAACATCATAACCAAATATCAGCTTGATCAGTACGACCGGCCGGAAGGCGAAATTGCCAAGATAAAGCGCGAAGACCGGGTGCTTACACAGATAAACGACAACATGGGCCAGCCGCAGCAGGACTCTATTTCAAAAACCCCGCCCGACGATAAAATTTACACCGTAAAACAGGGCGACACACTATACAATATTTCTAAACGTTTTGGTATCACTGTTGATGAATTACGATCGCTCAACAAAATGTCTGACAATACCCTTAAGATCGGTCAGAAAATTGTTGTGGTGAAATAG
- the ruvX gene encoding Holliday junction resolvase RuvX yields MRVMAFDYGTKRIGIAVTDPMQIIATGLDTIHPLKIIDYLKKYLLTEGVERFVVGEPKQMDNTPSQSAMHVKGFVNLLKKTFPDIPVEMLDERFTSKMASATIAQSGMGKKARQNKELVDTISAVILLQSWMDRRFK; encoded by the coding sequence ATGAGGGTAATGGCTTTTGACTATGGTACCAAGCGAATAGGTATTGCCGTTACCGACCCGATGCAGATCATCGCGACGGGCCTGGATACCATCCATCCGTTAAAGATCATAGACTACCTCAAAAAATACCTGCTGACCGAGGGCGTTGAGCGCTTTGTTGTTGGCGAACCCAAACAAATGGACAACACCCCTTCACAATCAGCTATGCACGTTAAGGGATTTGTAAACCTGCTTAAAAAAACCTTTCCGGATATTCCGGTAGAAATGCTCGACGAACGTTTTACCTCAAAAATGGCATCGGCTACCATAGCGCAAAGTGGCATGGGCAAAAAAGCCCGGCAAAATAAAGAGCTTGTTGATACGATATCAGCCGTGATATTGCTGCAAAGCTGGATGGACCGCAGATTTAAATGA
- a CDS encoding Do family serine endopeptidase, which produces MKKIGLTLLTAFAGGAMALGVYKFAEKKYADNMSLEDKQKVYFASNRANAPVTSSAGSVDFTQAAADVTPAVVYIRTTFADRSNDQQDQMEQMFGQLFGQRMRPQGPQMASGSGVIISPDGYIVTNNHVVAKAEKIQIVTNDHRNFEAKVIGTDPNTDLALIKINATNLPIVKLGNSDAVRVGEWVLAVGNPFKLNSTVTAGIVSAKGRSINIIGRDEDESPFPVRQNENPTLRKGIESFIQTDAAINPGNSGGALVNTAGELIGINAAIASHTGSYEGYGFAIPINLAKKVLNDIKKYGAVKRGYIGISFADLSDPDAAKQVNSDKTNGLYVSSLLTGGGAEQAGLKTGDIITKVEGNPVYESSDLQERVARLQPGDKINLTVLRGGSEKNFSVTLKPESAISNRTASVNKSAAELFNKLGASFQPLNADQKAKFHVNSGVMVTQVRPGGIFDDTEIPVGSVITSINKQPVNSVADMDKVITSLKNGRLIITGYYPDGGSFSNVFAVQ; this is translated from the coding sequence ATGAAAAAAATTGGTTTAACATTATTAACCGCCTTTGCAGGCGGTGCTATGGCGTTAGGCGTATATAAATTTGCCGAAAAAAAGTACGCCGATAACATGAGTTTGGAGGATAAACAGAAAGTTTATTTTGCCAGCAACCGGGCAAACGCTCCGGTCACTTCATCTGCCGGTTCGGTAGATTTTACCCAGGCCGCGGCAGATGTAACGCCTGCGGTGGTATATATCCGCACAACCTTTGCTGACAGGAGTAACGACCAGCAGGACCAGATGGAGCAAATGTTTGGGCAACTGTTTGGGCAGCGTATGCGCCCGCAGGGTCCGCAAATGGCCTCAGGTTCGGGTGTTATCATCTCTCCCGATGGCTATATCGTAACGAATAACCACGTAGTGGCCAAGGCCGAAAAAATCCAGATCGTTACCAACGATCACCGTAACTTTGAGGCCAAAGTAATAGGTACCGACCCTAATACAGACCTCGCCCTTATAAAAATTAATGCAACCAACCTGCCGATTGTGAAGCTTGGTAACTCTGACGCTGTTCGCGTTGGCGAATGGGTATTGGCTGTAGGTAACCCATTTAAGCTTAATTCAACTGTAACCGCGGGTATTGTGAGCGCCAAAGGAAGAAGCATTAATATTATTGGCCGCGATGAAGACGAAAGCCCATTCCCGGTTAGGCAAAACGAAAACCCTACGCTTAGGAAGGGCATTGAATCGTTTATCCAAACCGACGCGGCTATTAACCCTGGAAACAGTGGCGGCGCATTGGTTAATACCGCCGGCGAACTGATCGGTATCAATGCGGCAATCGCTTCGCATACAGGCAGCTATGAGGGTTATGGTTTTGCTATCCCTATTAACCTGGCAAAAAAAGTTCTTAATGATATAAAGAAATACGGCGCTGTTAAACGTGGCTATATCGGCATCAGCTTTGCAGACCTTAGCGACCCTGATGCGGCTAAGCAAGTTAACAGCGATAAAACAAATGGCTTATACGTAAGCAGTTTGCTAACCGGCGGCGGTGCAGAGCAGGCCGGTCTTAAAACTGGCGATATAATTACCAAGGTTGAAGGTAACCCGGTTTACGAATCATCTGATTTACAAGAACGTGTAGCCCGCTTACAGCCAGGCGATAAAATTAACCTTACTGTATTGCGCGGTGGCAGCGAAAAGAATTTCAGCGTTACCTTAAAGCCGGAATCTGCCATAAGCAACCGTACAGCATCTGTAAATAAATCGGCGGCCGAGCTCTTTAACAAACTGGGGGCAAGTTTCCAGCCGTTAAATGCAGATCAGAAAGCCAAGTTTCATGTTAATTCTGGTGTGATGGTTACCCAGGTACGTCCGGGCGGTATATTTGATGATACCGAAATACCGGTGGGTTCTGTAATTACCTCTATTAATAAGCAACCGGTGAACAGCGTTGCCGATATGGACAAGGTAATAACTTCGTTAAAAAATGGCAGGCTCATCATTACCGGGTACTATCCTGATGGCGGTAGCTTCAGCAACGTTTTTGCAGTTCAATAA